TCAAAGAACGAAACGACATGACGTGACCATGTGGCTCATATCCCCTTACGAATTTCGTATCACGGTGGCGCATCACCACATTCCAACGACTTCCCCTTTGCATCACCAGCAAGTGATCCGGCAGACTCGCCGCAAACCAGCGACGTTGTTGCCCAATTCCCCTGGAATATCTCGGCGCCTGGTACTTGGAGAGTGCCGTTTCACCGTTCCATACAAGATACTCCCCCAACCAATGGAAACGTTCCCAAATCCGTTTCCATTCACCATATCCAGATGCGTGTTGAAAGTGCGCATGGTAAGAAATCAGCCATTGACGAACCTTTTCCAACAAAGGCCATGGCCACGGGTAGATCGAGCGACCATCCAACATGTTCATTCCCCGTCGTCGTAACTCTCGTTCTACCCAATCCATTTTTTCACGCAACGACACCACCACCCGTCGCCGTACCAGCATATAGGCAGGTCGTACAATATATCCGAGAAAATCAATACCATCCGTTACGGGACGCAATCGACTGCGCTCGTTCAATTCCAAACGAAGCCGATCCGCGAGAAAACCCTCAATCTCCCCCTTCCAATGCTCCAGTTTATCTCGACTTGGTGATAATAAAACAAAGTCATCACAATAACGAACATAAAACTGTGCTTTCAGCTCATGCTTGACAAACTGGTCCAATTTATCCAAATAGACATTGGCAAAGAACTGACTGGTCAAGTTTCCGATGGGAAAACCACAGCCAGGCCGTGCATGAAACAGCGTCTTATGGGCAGGAAGTGCAAGAAATTCTTCCAGCTCAGCCCCACGTAGCCGACACCCTGCCACAGGATCGTAAAAAACCATCGTGTGCGTCAACCAGAACAAATCCAGATTTTTGATATGTGCAGCCAAAAATTCAAACAATATTTTGCGGTCGATGGCCATGAAGAATCCACGGATATCTAACTGAAGATACCAGGATGGAGAGGTGCCATTGCCAGTGACTTGTCTGGTGAATTGACGCAACCTGTTCACTCCGGTGTGAGTTCCATGACCCTTCCTGCATGCGTGGGAGTCATGGATAAAGCGTGCCTCCCATGTCGATTCCAAACGGTCTACAAGCACGTGATGAACCACCCGATCTCGAAATGGTGCGGCAAACACCTCACGTCGTTTAGGCTTCTCCACCAGAAAAGCCTGAGAAGAACCCGGTGCATAGCGGTGTGATATGAGATCTTCCCGCAACGTCAACAAATTCTCTTCAAGATTTTGCTCAAATTTCATGGTGTCAATAGCGCCTCGTTTCCCTTTTCGGCATGTACGATAGGCGTAATAGATGTTTTCCATTGAAAATAATGTATGAAAGGGAGACGGGACCATCATTCTCCACCCCGCACCGGCCACACGTGGTTGGTGTTGCTCTTGTTGTTGTTGTTCACGTTGCCGTCGTTGAGGTTCACGTTCCAGGCGTTGGAACCACTGGTTGCGTAAGAGGAACTCGACCAGTAGTTGTTGCTCTGTACACCAGAGAACGAAAATCCGTTCACTTCTCTCACCGCTACTCCACCCAGTGAGAACACCGTTCGACGATCCCACCTATGGCAGGTACGACGAACTGAACGATATGCCCGATTTTGTACACCAGGCGGAACGGACGCACAATGATAAGACGGACACACCCAAAAGAGTTGTTCAGTTCTCTTGGTTCTGGTCATGTCCCGTCTCCCTTTCTTTTGGCGTTCGACGTA
The sequence above is a segment of the Magnetococcales bacterium genome. Coding sequences within it:
- a CDS encoding group II intron reverse transcriptase domain-containing protein, with translation MKFEQNLEENLLTLREDLISHRYAPGSSQAFLVEKPKRREVFAAPFRDRVVHHVLVDRLESTWEARFIHDSHACRKGHGTHTGVNRLRQFTRQVTGNGTSPSWYLQLDIRGFFMAIDRKILFEFLAAHIKNLDLFWLTHTMVFYDPVAGCRLRGAELEEFLALPAHKTLFHARPGCGFPIGNLTSQFFANVYLDKLDQFVKHELKAQFYVRYCDDFVLLSPSRDKLEHWKGEIEGFLADRLRLELNERSRLRPVTDGIDFLGYIVRPAYMLVRRRVVVSLREKMDWVERELRRRGMNMLDGRSIYPWPWPLLEKVRQWLISYHAHFQHASGYGEWKRIWERFHWLGEYLVWNGETALSKYQAPRYSRGIGQQRRWFAASLPDHLLVMQRGSRWNVVMRHRDTKFVRGYEPHGHVMSFRSLTEAKKTLWNQHRPVAWVAENGRGVSPVMDRVMIARWSAKMDGVGRQPNRPSFSVVP
- a CDS encoding DUF1566 domain-containing protein — protein: MREVNGFSFSGVQSNNYWSSSSYATSGSNAWNVNLNDGNVNNNNKSNTNHVWPVRGGE